Proteins co-encoded in one bacterium genomic window:
- a CDS encoding pyridoxal phosphate-dependent aminotransferase family protein — protein MRKGNAFVDTVSRIVAEGMQHGIVHLYTEDERFTGNAVTLRGKRVVNFGSCSYLGLEFDPRLKQAAQDAIERYGTQFSESRAYVSLTLYKELEELLERMFEAHCVITPTTTLGHIAAIPALVNDEDAVIIDQQVHNSVQTAVNLLKPRGIHVEIVRHSRMDLLEERIIALQAKHAKIWYLADGIYSMFGDECPIRVIYRLL, from the coding sequence ATGCGGAAAGGAAATGCTTTTGTAGATACGGTAAGCCGGATTGTCGCCGAGGGTATGCAACATGGGATCGTGCATCTCTATACAGAGGATGAACGGTTCACAGGCAATGCCGTTACGTTGCGAGGGAAACGGGTTGTCAATTTCGGTTCGTGCAGTTACCTGGGACTGGAATTCGATCCCCGGTTGAAGCAGGCCGCGCAGGATGCTATAGAGCGTTATGGCACACAGTTTTCTGAATCCAGGGCCTATGTGTCGCTGACATTGTATAAAGAATTGGAGGAACTGCTGGAGAGAATGTTTGAAGCTCATTGTGTCATAACCCCGACAACTACCCTGGGACACATAGCCGCTATACCGGCGTTGGTCAATGATGAGGATGCAGTGATTATCGATCAGCAGGTACACAACTCAGTACAAACGGCTGTCAATCTCCTGAAACCTCGTGGCATACACGTGGAGATTGTCCGCCACAGCAGGATGGACCTGCTGGAAGAACGTATCATTGCATTACAGGCAAAGCATGCGAAAATATGGTACCTGGCGGATGGCATTTACAGCATGTTCGGAGATGAATGCCCCATCAGAGTTATCTACCGGTTGCT